The Halanaerobium praevalens DSM 2228 genome contains a region encoding:
- a CDS encoding DUF4387 domain-containing protein yields the protein MIISQAKLRKITELVDVIRSKNAGPFELTFDFIFKNFEIYQKVKKSAAINKELIAKLYDIPVENVINVINYDPAKAIKVTIIRPFASGDVGETDVYGAQQHAPLLNIEIPL from the coding sequence ATGATCATTTCTCAAGCTAAGCTTAGAAAAATTACAGAATTAGTTGATGTAATTAGAAGTAAAAATGCTGGCCCTTTTGAATTAACATTTGACTTTATTTTTAAGAATTTCGAAATTTATCAAAAAGTCAAAAAATCAGCAGCCATCAATAAGGAATTAATTGCTAAATTATATGATATTCCTGTTGAAAATGTGATTAATGTGATAAACTATGATCCTGCCAAGGCAATTAAAGTTACTATTATTAGACCTTTTGCTTCTGGTGATGTTGGTGAAACAGATGTTTATGGAGCCCAACAGCATGCTCCTTTATTAAATATAGAAATACCTTTATAA
- a CDS encoding acyclic terpene utilization AtuA family protein: MKKELRILSPTAILGYGFPKESFEKGLEMEPDLIAVDAGSTDPGPYYLGAGVSFTDRTAVKRDLRLMIKAGQARNIPVIVGTMGGSGGQPHLDWGIEIVKEIVAEEDLSFKLATISSELDKKEIRKRYEKDQVEALFPAPAITEEDIEDSTRIVGQMGVEPFIKALELEADVIIAGRAYDPTVFAGFCVKHGFPKGLALHMGKIMECAAIAANPGSGSDSMFGILTKDHFILEPLNPKRRCTTTSVAAHTLYEKANPFKLHGPGGVIDLTNSKFEQLDERRVKVSGSKFVEDQAYTVKLEGAKKVGYRTVSIAGTRDPIMIKQLDHIKKVVRDTVRDNFDQLDQDDYQLIFRIYGENAVMGKLEPETEINSHEVGIIIEVVAKTQDLANTICSFARSTMLHYGYPGRVATAGNLAFPYSPSDLKAGEVYEFNLHHLITVQDPTSLFPIKIEEL, translated from the coding sequence TTGAAAAAGGAATTAAGAATTTTATCGCCGACAGCAATTTTAGGCTACGGTTTTCCTAAAGAGTCTTTTGAAAAAGGTTTAGAGATGGAGCCTGATTTAATAGCAGTTGATGCAGGTTCTACTGACCCAGGACCTTATTATCTGGGAGCAGGTGTTTCTTTTACTGATAGAACAGCTGTTAAAAGAGATTTAAGATTAATGATTAAGGCAGGTCAAGCAAGAAATATACCTGTTATTGTAGGAACAATGGGAGGGTCTGGTGGTCAACCTCATTTAGATTGGGGAATTGAAATTGTCAAAGAAATAGTTGCTGAAGAAGACTTAAGTTTTAAATTAGCTACAATTTCTTCAGAATTAGATAAAAAAGAAATTAGAAAGAGATATGAAAAAGATCAGGTTGAAGCTCTTTTTCCAGCTCCAGCAATAACTGAAGAAGATATTGAAGATTCGACCAGAATAGTTGGTCAAATGGGAGTTGAGCCTTTTATTAAAGCTTTAGAGCTTGAGGCAGATGTTATTATTGCTGGTCGAGCTTATGATCCAACTGTTTTTGCTGGTTTTTGTGTTAAACATGGTTTCCCTAAAGGTTTAGCTTTACATATGGGTAAAATTATGGAGTGTGCTGCTATTGCTGCTAATCCAGGCAGTGGTAGTGATAGTATGTTTGGGATTTTAACTAAAGATCATTTTATTTTAGAACCTCTTAATCCTAAAAGACGCTGTACAACTACTTCTGTTGCAGCTCATACTTTATATGAAAAAGCAAATCCATTTAAATTACATGGTCCAGGTGGGGTTATTGATTTAACTAACTCTAAATTTGAGCAATTAGATGAAAGAAGAGTTAAGGTTAGTGGTAGTAAATTTGTTGAAGATCAAGCTTATACAGTTAAGTTAGAAGGAGCCAAAAAAGTAGGTTATAGAACAGTTTCTATAGCAGGAACTAGAGATCCAATTATGATTAAGCAATTAGATCATATTAAAAAAGTTGTGCGGGATACTGTGCGAGATAATTTTGATCAATTAGATCAGGATGATTACCAACTTATTTTTAGAATCTATGGTGAAAATGCTGTAATGGGTAAGTTAGAGCCAGAAACAGAAATTAATTCACATGAAGTTGGAATTATAATTGAGGTAGTAGCTAAAACTCAAGATTTAGCAAATACTATTTGTAGTTTTGCTCGTTCAACTATGCTTCATTATGGTTATCCAGGTCGAGTTGCTACTGCAGGTAATTTGGCTTTTCCTTATTCTCCTTCTGATCTTAAAGCTGGGGAAGTTTATGAATTTAATCTCCATCATTTAATAACTGTTCAAGATCCAACTAGTCTTTTTCCAATTAAAATTGAAGAACTTTAA
- a CDS encoding methylaspartate ammonia-lyase produces the protein MQIKKVLASKGYTGFYFDDQAAVKGEAKGDGATYIGKAQTPGFSKVRQAGESISIMIILENDQIAYGDCAAVQYSGAGGRDPLFLADDFLPVIKAEIAPRLEGREVDNFKELAAEFDSLKINGKRMHTALRYGITQALLSAVAQAKNKTMAEIVAEEYNLELDPKPVPVFSQTGDSRHLNADKMIIKQAEVIPHGLINHVEEKLGKNGEKLKEYVNWLKNRIKKIAVDQEYHPAFHLDVYGTIGVAFDNDPVKMADYLAELAAEAEPYDLRIEGPMDSGSREAQIKDMKALKDELARRDIKVELVADEWCNTLEDIKLFVDHEAADVVQIKTPDLGGINNTIEAVMYCKENNVGAYQGGTCNETDRSSRICVNLALATQPDQVLAKPGMGVDEAIMIVKNEMNRILEILKYKDEANK, from the coding sequence TTGCAAATAAAAAAAGTATTAGCATCCAAAGGATATACAGGCTTTTATTTTGATGATCAGGCTGCAGTTAAGGGAGAGGCTAAAGGTGATGGAGCAACTTATATTGGTAAGGCCCAAACTCCTGGTTTTTCTAAGGTAAGACAGGCTGGAGAGTCAATTTCGATTATGATTATTTTAGAAAATGATCAAATTGCTTATGGTGATTGTGCAGCTGTTCAGTATTCAGGAGCAGGAGGTAGAGATCCCTTATTTTTAGCAGATGATTTTCTACCAGTAATTAAAGCAGAAATTGCACCACGTCTTGAAGGTCGTGAAGTTGATAATTTTAAAGAATTAGCAGCAGAATTTGATAGCTTAAAAATTAATGGTAAAAGAATGCATACAGCCTTAAGATATGGAATTACTCAGGCTTTATTAAGTGCTGTTGCTCAAGCAAAAAATAAGACAATGGCAGAAATAGTTGCTGAAGAATATAATTTAGAACTAGATCCTAAACCTGTACCAGTTTTTTCTCAAACTGGTGATAGCAGACATTTAAATGCTGATAAAATGATTATTAAACAGGCTGAAGTTATACCACACGGTTTGATTAATCATGTAGAAGAGAAATTAGGTAAAAATGGTGAAAAATTAAAAGAATATGTTAATTGGTTAAAAAACAGAATCAAAAAAATAGCTGTTGATCAAGAGTATCACCCTGCTTTTCACCTTGATGTTTATGGAACAATAGGTGTTGCTTTTGATAATGATCCAGTTAAAATGGCTGATTATTTAGCTGAATTAGCAGCAGAAGCTGAGCCATATGATTTAAGAATAGAAGGTCCAATGGATTCAGGTAGTAGAGAAGCCCAGATTAAAGATATGAAAGCTCTAAAAGATGAATTAGCTCGCCGAGATATAAAAGTTGAATTAGTTGCTGATGAGTGGTGTAATACTTTAGAAGATATTAAATTATTTGTAGACCATGAGGCAGCAGATGTGGTTCAGATCAAGACTCCTGACTTAGGTGGTATAAACAACACTATTGAAGCTGTAATGTACTGTAAGGAAAATAATGTTGGTGCTTATCAGGGAGGAACTTGTAATGAAACAGATCGTTCTTCTAGAATCTGTGTTAACTTAGCTTTAGCTACTCAACCTGATCAAGTACTTGCTAAACCAGGAATGGGTGTAGATGAAGCAATTATGATTGTTAAAAATGAAATGAATCGCATTTTAGAAATATTAAAATACAAAGATGAAGCTAATAAATAA
- a CDS encoding methylaspartate mutase subunit E: MKIENKKWSLEKFNQIREEVLKQWPTGQDVDLEEAIEYQKNIEPKKRVTAKLKEAKESGITLIQPRAGVALIDKHIELLRFLQDEGKADILPTTIDSYTRQNNYEDAEAGIKESREEKRSMLNGFPAVNHGVQGCREVVEALASPLQVRHGTPDARLLAEITLAGGFTDFEGGGISYNIPYAKEVSIERTIYDWQYVDRLVGLYEENGISINREPFGPLTGTLVPPSVSHTVALVEGLLAAEQGVKNLTLGYGQCGNLVQDVAALESLRELAAEYFADFKDIMLTTVFHQWMGGFPQDEAQAFAVISWGASTAALGNATKVITKTTHEALGIPTKEANAEGLKASKQVINMLRDQSLASNDKLEKEKEMIKKETKQIMDHVLELGKGDLAQGVVKAFKAGVIDIPFAPSRFNAGKILPARDNEGAVRYLDHGNLPFTEEIVKFHQKKLEDRGKDEGREASFQMVIDDIYAVGQGELVGRPKKNKKEENSCK, encoded by the coding sequence ATGAAAATAGAAAACAAAAAATGGAGTTTAGAAAAGTTTAATCAAATTAGAGAAGAAGTTTTAAAACAATGGCCTACTGGTCAAGATGTGGACTTAGAAGAGGCTATTGAATATCAAAAAAATATAGAGCCTAAAAAAAGAGTTACTGCCAAATTAAAAGAAGCTAAAGAAAGTGGAATTACTCTTATTCAGCCACGAGCGGGAGTTGCTTTAATCGATAAACATATAGAATTACTTAGATTTTTGCAAGATGAAGGTAAAGCAGATATTTTACCAACAACAATAGATAGTTATACAAGACAAAATAATTACGAAGATGCAGAAGCTGGAATTAAAGAAAGTAGAGAAGAAAAAAGATCAATGTTAAATGGTTTTCCAGCTGTGAATCATGGAGTTCAAGGTTGTAGAGAAGTTGTAGAAGCTTTAGCTTCACCTTTACAAGTTAGACATGGAACCCCAGATGCTCGCTTATTAGCCGAAATAACACTAGCAGGTGGTTTTACTGATTTTGAAGGTGGAGGAATTTCTTATAATATTCCGTATGCAAAAGAAGTTTCTATTGAAAGAACAATTTATGATTGGCAGTATGTTGATCGTTTAGTTGGTCTTTATGAAGAAAATGGGATCTCTATTAACAGAGAACCTTTTGGACCTTTAACTGGTACTTTAGTTCCCCCATCTGTTTCTCATACTGTAGCTTTAGTGGAAGGACTCTTGGCTGCAGAACAGGGAGTTAAAAATTTAACTTTAGGTTATGGTCAATGTGGAAACTTAGTCCAAGATGTTGCAGCTTTAGAATCTTTGAGAGAATTAGCAGCAGAATATTTTGCTGATTTTAAAGATATAATGTTAACTACTGTTTTCCATCAGTGGATGGGAGGTTTTCCCCAAGATGAAGCCCAAGCTTTTGCAGTTATTTCCTGGGGAGCTTCAACTGCAGCTTTAGGAAATGCAACTAAAGTTATTACTAAAACAACACATGAGGCTTTGGGAATCCCTACAAAAGAAGCAAATGCTGAAGGACTTAAAGCAAGTAAACAGGTTATTAATATGTTAAGAGACCAAAGTTTAGCCTCAAATGATAAATTAGAAAAAGAAAAAGAAATGATTAAAAAAGAAACAAAGCAAATAATGGATCATGTTTTAGAATTAGGTAAGGGAGATTTAGCTCAAGGTGTAGTTAAAGCCTTTAAAGCAGGTGTAATTGATATTCCTTTTGCTCCTAGTCGTTTTAATGCAGGCAAAATTTTACCTGCTCGTGATAATGAAGGGGCTGTTCGTTATTTAGACCATGGTAATCTTCCTTTTACAGAAGAAATAGTTAAATTCCACCAGAAAAAATTAGAGGATAGAGGTAAAGATGAAGGTAGAGAAGCTAGTTTCCAGATGGTAATTGATGATATTTATGCTGTAGGTCAAGGAGAACTTGTTGGGCGTCCTAAAAAGAATAAAAAGGAGGAAAACTCTTGCAAATAA